One region of Paucibacter aquatile genomic DNA includes:
- a CDS encoding VWA domain-containing protein, which produces MSTLNRWRLVLGRYAEQPLSPQGLQGQDKRRDQALDQLYGREYQGRGLREDRERRPGSLDASQPNLVTWLGEVRELFPRDTVEIIEKHALDRYGLTQLVTDPQTLERLEPNQQLLRTLLTLRGHLHGDVLHLAKRIIRQVVEELRRQLEAEVRQALSGRLNRHRHSPMAVTQNFDARGTVRANLKHYDAERARLVVEQIKFFKRNSRRLPWDIILCVDQSGSMVDSVIHSAVMAGIFAALPAFRVKLVLFDTSIVDLSEHVDDPVEVLMQAQLGGGTDIGKAVRYCSQLVEVPHRTVLVLVTDFCEGAAPSELVRAVRQLAETRVRMLGLAALDGNAHPVYDRQMAERLAACGMEIAALTPQRLAQWLVKVIS; this is translated from the coding sequence ATGAGCACCTTGAACCGCTGGCGCCTCGTGCTCGGTCGGTATGCCGAGCAGCCCCTGAGCCCACAGGGCCTGCAGGGTCAGGACAAGCGCCGCGACCAGGCGCTGGACCAGCTCTACGGCCGCGAGTACCAGGGCCGCGGCCTGCGCGAGGACCGCGAGCGCAGACCCGGTTCGCTCGACGCCTCGCAGCCCAACCTCGTCACGTGGCTGGGCGAGGTGCGGGAGCTGTTCCCGCGGGACACGGTCGAGATCATCGAGAAGCATGCGCTGGACCGCTACGGTCTCACGCAACTCGTCACCGACCCGCAGACGCTCGAGCGCCTGGAGCCCAACCAGCAGCTGCTGCGCACGCTGCTCACGCTGCGCGGGCACCTGCATGGCGACGTGCTGCATCTGGCCAAGCGCATCATTCGCCAGGTGGTGGAGGAGCTGCGGCGCCAGCTCGAAGCCGAAGTCCGCCAAGCGCTGTCGGGACGGCTGAACCGCCACCGCCACTCGCCGATGGCCGTGACGCAGAACTTCGACGCGCGCGGCACCGTGCGCGCCAACCTCAAGCACTACGACGCCGAGCGCGCACGCCTCGTCGTCGAGCAGATCAAGTTCTTCAAACGCAACAGCCGCCGCCTGCCCTGGGACATCATCCTGTGCGTCGACCAGAGCGGCAGCATGGTCGACTCCGTCATCCACAGCGCGGTGATGGCCGGCATCTTCGCAGCGCTGCCGGCCTTCCGCGTGAAGCTGGTGCTGTTCGACACCAGCATCGTCGACCTCAGCGAGCATGTCGACGACCCCGTCGAGGTGCTGATGCAGGCCCAGCTCGGCGGTGGCACCGACATCGGCAAGGCGGTGCGCTACTGCAGCCAGCTCGTGGAGGTGCCGCACCGCACGGTGCTCGTGCTCGTCACCGACTTCTGCGAAGGCGCGGCGCCGTCCGAGCTGGTGCGGGCCGTGCGCCAGCTGGCCGAGACGCGCGTGCGCATGCTGGGCCTGGCGGCGCTGGACGGCAACGCCCATCCCGTCTACGACCGGCAGATGGCCGAGCGCCTGGCGGCCTGCGGCATGGAGATCGCCGCGCTGACGCCGCAGCGGTTGGCGCAATGGCTGGTGAAGGTCATCTCATGA
- a CDS encoding DUF5682 family protein: MPDASWTADAPDAAALRALAAQLMTPELIVFPVRHHSPACAWQLRQLLAATPVSAVLVEGPRSFTRLIPQLTHAQARMPLAVYGYCVFKAQGDRPARRYAAYYPFCDHSPELVALRHAAVHGLPARFIDLDVAEQASQDPQDLDDELARTGLDERHLQRSQYLGHLARRLGCRDHEELWEHLFEAPALTRSLPEHMSDLVAYCQLSRSEHTDDELRADGTLAREAEMAAAIGEALAERAAGAGPVLAVVGGFHAVVLPALVAAGTLRPVVKTAAIDDQASALIRYGQERLDRLNGYGAGMTSPAWHQGLWERMLQRDKAGVAVGARLRQEQTLALLFDIAAELREKHRLPLPMPTLAAAYEQALRLAALRGRDAPLREDLLDAVTSCFVKGELDAEGALVLAVTRRRLGGQAVGQVPPGTDRPPLLRDFEARARRQRLKIDDPQPRRLVLDLYRRPDHRLTSRLLHGVSLLGVPLATRVAGPDFVNRLGLGKLQEQWEYSYSASTEAALVEASVYGTTLPLAVAQRFEARLQRLVDGEEPRDAGAAAALLVQACVLGLHDHVRRVMATLVQVVAEDATFESVATACGVLGLLWESREPLEARALTEVPALLQSSYQRALFLGRSLQGAAGDGSGLIEAMSRLRELLTSAAGETLDASLFWDLLDHLQSHHDLALIRGAAAGLRHGGGRLDDTALQALLAGHLQGGVTPAEAVAFLRGLLSTAREAAWQQPRLLDTLDARLREWDESAFVAVLPELRLAFAEMTPKETDRIAQAVAGLHGQGDLGRLVRHDLDAAEVQAHLARSAQLLERLRADGLEGWLQA, encoded by the coding sequence ATGCCCGACGCGAGCTGGACCGCTGACGCGCCCGACGCCGCCGCGCTGCGCGCGCTGGCCGCGCAACTGATGACGCCGGAGCTGATCGTCTTCCCGGTGCGCCACCACAGCCCCGCCTGCGCCTGGCAGCTGCGGCAACTGCTGGCCGCCACGCCGGTGTCGGCTGTGCTGGTGGAAGGGCCGCGCAGCTTCACGCGGCTGATCCCGCAGCTCACGCACGCGCAGGCCCGCATGCCACTGGCGGTCTACGGCTACTGCGTGTTCAAGGCGCAGGGCGATCGGCCGGCGCGCCGCTATGCGGCCTACTACCCGTTCTGCGACCACTCACCCGAGCTGGTCGCATTGCGCCACGCGGCGGTGCACGGCCTGCCCGCCCGCTTCATCGACCTCGACGTCGCCGAGCAGGCGAGCCAGGACCCGCAAGACCTCGACGATGAGCTGGCCCGCACGGGGCTCGATGAACGGCATCTGCAGCGCAGCCAGTACCTGGGCCACCTCGCTCGCCGGCTCGGGTGCCGCGACCACGAGGAGCTCTGGGAGCACCTGTTCGAGGCGCCGGCGCTGACGCGCAGCCTGCCCGAGCACATGTCCGACCTCGTGGCCTACTGCCAGCTCTCGCGCAGCGAGCACACCGACGACGAACTGCGCGCCGACGGCACGCTCGCCCGCGAGGCCGAGATGGCCGCCGCGATCGGCGAGGCGCTGGCCGAGCGGGCCGCCGGCGCCGGCCCGGTGCTGGCGGTCGTGGGCGGTTTCCATGCGGTCGTACTGCCGGCGCTGGTGGCGGCCGGCACCCTGCGGCCGGTGGTGAAGACGGCGGCCATCGACGATCAGGCATCGGCCCTCATCCGCTATGGCCAGGAGCGGCTCGACCGGCTCAACGGCTACGGCGCGGGCATGACCTCGCCTGCCTGGCACCAGGGCCTGTGGGAGCGCATGCTCCAGCGCGACAAGGCCGGCGTGGCGGTCGGCGCACGGCTGCGCCAAGAGCAGACGCTCGCGCTGCTGTTCGACATCGCCGCCGAGCTGCGCGAGAAGCACCGGCTGCCTCTGCCCATGCCCACGCTGGCCGCGGCCTACGAGCAGGCCCTGCGCCTGGCTGCGCTGCGTGGGCGCGACGCGCCCTTGCGCGAGGACCTGCTGGACGCCGTGACCAGCTGCTTTGTCAAGGGCGAGCTGGACGCCGAAGGCGCGCTGGTGTTGGCCGTCACGCGCCGCCGCCTGGGCGGGCAGGCGGTCGGCCAAGTACCGCCCGGCACCGACAGGCCGCCGCTGCTGCGCGACTTCGAAGCCCGAGCCCGCCGCCAGCGCTTGAAGATCGACGACCCCCAGCCGCGCCGGCTCGTGCTGGACCTCTACCGCCGCCCGGACCATCGCCTCACCAGCCGCCTGCTGCACGGCGTGAGCCTGCTGGGCGTGCCGCTGGCCACGCGCGTGGCCGGGCCGGACTTCGTCAACCGCCTGGGCCTGGGCAAGCTGCAGGAGCAGTGGGAGTACAGCTACTCGGCCAGCACCGAAGCCGCCCTCGTCGAAGCTTCGGTCTACGGCACGACGCTGCCGCTGGCCGTGGCGCAGCGCTTCGAGGCGCGGCTGCAGCGCCTCGTCGACGGTGAGGAACCGCGCGATGCCGGGGCGGCCGCGGCCTTGCTGGTGCAGGCCTGCGTGCTGGGCCTGCACGACCACGTTCGGCGCGTCATGGCAACGCTGGTGCAGGTCGTTGCGGAGGACGCGACCTTCGAGTCCGTCGCCACGGCCTGCGGCGTGCTGGGGCTGCTCTGGGAGTCGCGCGAGCCGCTGGAGGCCCGCGCCCTGACCGAGGTGCCGGCGCTGCTGCAGTCGAGCTACCAGCGTGCCCTGTTCCTCGGCCGCAGCCTGCAGGGCGCGGCGGGCGACGGCAGCGGGCTCATCGAGGCGATGTCGCGGCTGCGCGAACTGCTGACCAGTGCGGCCGGCGAGACGCTGGACGCCAGCCTCTTCTGGGACCTGCTCGACCACCTGCAGTCGCACCACGACCTCGCCCTCATCCGCGGTGCGGCCGCCGGCCTACGGCATGGGGGCGGGCGGCTCGACGACACCGCGCTGCAGGCGCTGCTGGCGGGGCATCTGCAGGGCGGCGTCACGCCGGCCGAGGCCGTGGCCTTCCTGCGCGGCCTCCTCAGCACGGCGCGCGAGGCGGCCTGGCAGCAGCCGCGCCTGCTCGACACCCTCGACGCCCGCCTGCGCGAATGGGACGAGTCGGCCTTCGTCGCCGTGCTGCCCGAGCTGCGGCTGGCCTTCGCCGAGATGACGCCGAAGGAAACCGATCGCATCGCGCAGGCAGTGGCCGGCCTGCACGGCCAGGGCGACCTCGGCCGCCTGGTTCGCCATGACCTCGATGCCGCCGAGGTGCAGGCCCACCTGGCCCGCTCGGCGCAGCTGCTCGAGCGCCTGCGGGCCGACGGGCTGGAAGGATGGCTGCAGGCATGA
- a CDS encoding esterase-like activity of phytase family protein: protein MKHRALLTLALACSVFSCQAADFQLRLIGSTALPTGTKFQGVEFGGISGLDRAADGSYFAISDDRGGERGTPRFYKLHLDYDASGFKAVTIDSQTTMKRPDGSAFPSNARTVDPESIRVAPNGNLYWSSEGNWNANPQLRYQPFVREMKTDGSFVREFNTPAMFNYVDNATTGGRSNKLFEALTVAPNGTVWTANEDALIQDGNITSLSKGSTVRVTALNPLTGQSGAQYAYQLPPIPVDAAPGAPFGPDNGLPELLALSDTRFLAVERAFASGVGNTIRLVLTDTTGATDVSGIVSLNGANGVTPMSREVLLEMAIQYQGITLDNVEAISWGKTLDNGNRTLVLAVDNNFAANQSTQFMAFEVSAVPEPQSWALMLAGLLGVVARRRAPGRHRDAV from the coding sequence ATGAAGCACCGCGCGCTCCTTACCCTGGCTTTGGCATGCAGCGTGTTCAGCTGCCAGGCGGCTGACTTCCAGCTGCGCCTGATCGGCAGCACCGCCCTGCCCACGGGCACAAAGTTCCAAGGCGTCGAGTTCGGCGGCATTTCAGGGCTGGATCGCGCGGCCGATGGCAGCTACTTCGCCATCTCGGACGACCGAGGCGGTGAGCGCGGCACGCCTCGCTTCTACAAGCTGCACCTGGACTACGACGCCTCGGGCTTCAAGGCCGTGACCATTGACAGCCAGACCACGATGAAGCGCCCCGATGGCAGCGCCTTCCCGTCCAACGCCCGCACGGTGGACCCCGAAAGCATCCGCGTGGCCCCCAATGGCAACCTCTACTGGTCCAGCGAGGGCAACTGGAACGCCAACCCCCAACTGCGCTACCAGCCCTTTGTGCGCGAGATGAAGACCGACGGCAGTTTTGTGCGCGAGTTCAACACGCCCGCCATGTTCAATTACGTGGACAACGCCACCACGGGCGGCCGCAGCAACAAGCTGTTCGAGGCCCTCACCGTTGCACCCAATGGCACGGTGTGGACGGCCAATGAAGACGCACTGATCCAGGATGGCAACATCACCTCGCTGAGCAAGGGCAGCACGGTGCGCGTCACCGCGCTGAACCCGCTTACCGGCCAGTCCGGCGCGCAATACGCCTACCAACTGCCCCCCATCCCCGTGGATGCCGCGCCCGGCGCGCCCTTCGGCCCCGACAACGGCCTGCCGGAGCTGCTGGCCCTGTCCGATACCCGTTTCCTGGCCGTGGAGCGCGCTTTCGCCTCGGGCGTGGGCAACACCATCCGCCTGGTGCTGACCGACACCACCGGCGCCACCGATGTGAGCGGCATCGTCAGCTTGAATGGCGCCAATGGCGTCACGCCCATGAGCCGCGAAGTGCTCCTGGAAATGGCGATTCAGTACCAGGGCATCACCCTCGACAACGTCGAGGCCATCAGCTGGGGCAAGACCCTGGACAACGGCAACCGCACCCTGGTGCTGGCCGTGGACAACAACTTTGCCGCCAACCAAAGCACCCAGTTCATGGCCTTTGAAGTCAGCGCCGTGCCCGAGCCCCAAAGCTGGGCGCTGATGCTGGCCGGCCTGCTCGGCGTGGTGGCCCGCCGTCGCGCGCCGGGCCGCCATCGCGACGCGGTCTGA
- a CDS encoding DUF1883 domain-containing protein, translating into MQFVHHDLGFRAQGAVVEVSLTGNAANVRLMDSSNFSNYRNGRQHRFYGGLAEQSLVRLQVPHSGNWHVAVDMQGLGGSVRSSARVIG; encoded by the coding sequence ATGCAGTTTGTTCACCACGATCTCGGGTTCCGGGCTCAAGGGGCTGTTGTTGAGGTCTCGTTGACCGGCAACGCGGCAAATGTTCGTTTGATGGATAGCTCAAACTTTTCCAACTATCGCAACGGAAGGCAACACCGCTTCTACGGCGGGCTGGCCGAGCAGTCGCTGGTACGTCTCCAAGTGCCGCATTCCGGGAACTGGCACGTTGCCGTGGACATGCAAGGGCTGGGCGGCTCCGTGCGCTCGTCCGCGCGCGTGATTGGCTAA
- a CDS encoding WYL domain-containing protein produces MITSTVNRDRLASLPRTQLERLAYIDFRLYFLGELRRADLIERFGTGPAGATRDIATYREIAKDNLALDPAAKHYTPKDGFEPVFKHDPLRVLTALSQGFGQGLDSDPLSLIRCEFPAALSLPKLDVLAPITRAIHGQKAVRLTYHSTTSGESQKDLVPLSLVDSGVRWHVRAYDRDKAAFHDCVLTRMKNVSILDGPIPPEQTPENDHQWNRVIELELVPHPNFERPEIALMDYDMPDGVLRVRARAANVGYMLRRWSVDCSPDHSLKGKEYTLWLRDPLVLYGASNAVVAPGYKPPVAVNASRVG; encoded by the coding sequence ATGATCACATCGACGGTGAACCGCGACCGTTTGGCGAGCCTTCCGCGAACCCAGCTGGAACGCTTGGCCTACATCGACTTCCGGCTGTACTTCCTAGGGGAACTGCGTCGCGCAGACCTCATCGAGAGGTTCGGCACCGGCCCAGCGGGTGCGACGAGGGACATCGCGACCTATCGCGAGATCGCTAAAGACAACCTAGCCCTCGACCCAGCAGCCAAGCACTACACGCCAAAGGACGGCTTCGAACCTGTGTTCAAGCACGACCCACTGCGGGTGCTGACAGCCCTTTCCCAAGGATTCGGTCAGGGCCTGGACAGTGACCCGCTGTCTCTCATCCGCTGTGAATTTCCTGCCGCACTCAGCTTGCCGAAGCTAGACGTGCTGGCGCCGATCACCAGGGCAATCCATGGGCAGAAAGCGGTACGCCTGACCTACCACTCAACCACGAGTGGCGAGTCACAGAAGGACCTCGTTCCGCTTAGCTTGGTCGACAGCGGAGTGCGTTGGCACGTTCGAGCCTACGACCGGGACAAAGCCGCCTTCCACGACTGCGTGCTGACGAGAATGAAGAACGTATCCATCCTCGACGGCCCCATCCCTCCAGAGCAGACGCCAGAGAACGACCACCAGTGGAACCGCGTCATCGAGTTGGAGCTTGTGCCGCATCCGAACTTCGAACGTCCGGAGATCGCGCTCATGGACTACGACATGCCCGATGGTGTTCTCAGGGTCAGGGCGCGCGCAGCAAACGTCGGGTACATGCTTCGTCGCTGGAGTGTCGACTGCTCACCTGACCATAGCTTGAAAGGCAAGGAATACACCCTGTGGCTGCGCGACCCGCTGGTGCTTTATGGCGCGTCCAACGCAGTCGTAGCGCCGGGCTACAAGCCGCCTGTCGCAGTCAACGCCAGTCGGGTTGGCTGA
- a CDS encoding ATP-binding protein, translated as MPTEAILREPAERVHAEELARLAEKDDAPRPAGWQLSPRAVRRFVLGDDKLGIIRKFYGDDALIDRCIVTLMSDRGLLLVGEPGTAKSMLSELLAAAVSGRSTCSIQGTAGTTEDQIKYGWNYALLLAEGPTPRALVSGPMVQALRAGWLCRFEEVTRVQPEIQDSLISLLSDKLLHIPELSGPESTVFAARGFNVLATANIRDRGVHEMSSALKRRFNFETVRPISDRKLEIQLIRERTEALLRHAQIEVEFRPDVVELLVTAFHDLRHGVTSEGVVVEKPTAVMSSAEAVSVGYAACLDAHYFGNGSVGGEHVARQLIGTVLKDNPDDGKKLRHYFDVVVKQRAQKLVGASQWKRVLDARRELDR; from the coding sequence GTGCCTACTGAAGCCATCCTGCGGGAGCCCGCCGAGCGGGTGCATGCCGAGGAACTTGCCCGCCTCGCCGAGAAGGACGACGCCCCCCGCCCGGCCGGCTGGCAGCTCTCGCCGCGCGCCGTGCGGCGCTTCGTGCTGGGCGACGACAAGCTCGGCATCATTCGCAAGTTCTACGGTGACGATGCACTGATCGACCGCTGCATCGTCACGCTGATGAGCGACCGCGGCCTGCTGCTCGTCGGCGAGCCGGGCACGGCCAAGTCGATGCTGTCGGAGCTGCTCGCGGCGGCCGTCTCGGGGCGCTCCACTTGCAGCATCCAGGGCACGGCCGGCACGACCGAGGACCAGATCAAGTACGGCTGGAACTACGCGCTGCTGCTGGCCGAAGGCCCCACGCCGCGTGCGCTGGTGAGCGGCCCGATGGTGCAGGCGCTGCGAGCCGGCTGGCTGTGCCGCTTCGAGGAAGTGACCCGGGTGCAGCCCGAGATCCAGGACAGCCTGATCAGCCTGCTGTCCGACAAGCTGCTCCACATCCCCGAACTCAGCGGCCCAGAGTCCACCGTCTTCGCCGCCCGAGGCTTCAACGTGCTGGCCACGGCCAATATTCGCGACCGCGGCGTGCACGAGATGTCCAGCGCGCTCAAGCGCCGCTTCAACTTCGAGACCGTGCGCCCCATCAGCGACCGCAAGCTGGAGATTCAGCTCATCCGCGAGCGCACCGAGGCGCTGCTGAGGCATGCGCAGATCGAGGTTGAGTTCCGCCCGGATGTCGTCGAGCTGCTTGTCACCGCCTTCCACGACCTGCGCCACGGCGTGACGAGCGAGGGGGTGGTCGTCGAGAAGCCCACGGCCGTCATGTCGTCGGCTGAGGCCGTCTCCGTCGGCTATGCGGCCTGCCTGGACGCGCACTACTTCGGCAACGGCAGCGTCGGCGGCGAGCATGTGGCGCGCCAGCTCATCGGCACCGTGCTGAAGGACAACCCCGACGACGGCAAGAAGCTGCGGCACTACTTCGACGTCGTCGTGAAACAGCGCGCCCAGAAGCTGGTCGGGGCATCGCAGTGGAAGCGTGTGCTCGATGCCCGACGCGAGCTGGACCGCTGA
- a CDS encoding DUF4132 domain-containing protein → MFKWVNNLQRGQSADLPEGVSSAWAERLEEVLKQLGGDLSGQTLRFVLHGEPLAVLQALKSSDKSSQQLGLTSYGGITPNKVFDLYEHFEQIPPAVGLRWARVLDAALDSTLGRCQMTFEQGVRWPELLLMHSSGQGLNVYGGTRAKARGLTAASLEALCIEDGLSPAAWLLPAFQIAGSTGYFADQRPLMLTDLADYPEALLRHAAAIAPLLLSANVNGRVHGLKMLEPAPVAMLDLCSAQIAELAASTSKQVRAAAEPLLARTGVPLIEALKQLAVTSKPETRLQALRVLSTLAAKREDAALLSFTRDTAAADKAPAVQALITEWAQNDATPTEVSYDYTVPVIDWRAEVNVIAPEVQNGLWAEANAAIEKANAQAREHHARGKAQGYNWPLHVDEPFKASDAEVLERHLAQDGPVTEMATVPAFDHKVQRFIGPLLIKLAEAGHFTPVSLIKTLRVLRLIEPQEGGHSHLLIACVNGLHRASGRPTLLELSQVLEAHGFGAERLLRTYCSRWGQSLADNWPDTDVWPFMAHHQELVIRLLSENTSNDWYFSRAALFKAISSLPVPPSTLVNTLFDLALGSAKLDRALAQEALNSQPDKETRIATALQSSKSEVRLLAAQWLGRLRHEPAVAALENAVRKEKNDLAKGAMLDALQLLGRPVEAYLDRETLAKDAAKFVAKGLPKDLDWFPWAALPAVHWSDTQAAVAPELLQWLLAQACKQKSPEPNAVMRKLCGLMVPRDREALGQFVLETWLAEDVRPGTQEEALQRARGLAQQHWNSIQAYPQYYQGDPMAQMSVDEIAAQFLPGFLRQPLASAIGSKGLLAVAAACCAERAAPPVQRYLKEWYGTRAAQGKALIAMLAWIEHPSATQLMLSVGSRFRTKSFQEEATKQAEALAERKGWTLAELADRTIPSAGFDETGTLTLSYGPREFSVKLLPDFRVELFNPDGKKITALPEPRQEDDAALAKDAKKTLSAAKKELKSIVDLQTDRLYEALCTARDWPAADWRDYLLQHPVLRHIVQRLVWIETLEDGCTQVFRPLDDGSLTDVNDDPVELRDDARVRLAHDSLLATDTVAAWQQHLADYAVKPLFQQFGKGGYALPADQSGAQQVLDFRGHLIEAFALRGRATKLGYSRGSTEDGGWFFTYEKRFPTLGLQAVIEFSGNGLPEENRTVALHHLSFAATGSDRWSRAAQGLGKVPQVLLSECYDDLRQIAAEGSGFDPEWEKKSAY, encoded by the coding sequence ATGTTCAAGTGGGTCAACAATCTCCAGAGAGGTCAATCGGCCGATCTCCCCGAGGGCGTTTCATCAGCTTGGGCTGAGCGCCTTGAAGAGGTGCTGAAGCAATTGGGTGGAGACCTGTCCGGTCAAACGCTTCGCTTCGTTCTGCATGGCGAACCGCTTGCCGTGCTGCAGGCGCTCAAGTCAAGCGACAAGTCCAGTCAGCAGCTGGGGTTGACGAGTTACGGCGGCATCACGCCCAACAAGGTCTTCGATCTGTACGAACACTTCGAGCAGATTCCGCCGGCCGTTGGATTGCGATGGGCACGCGTGTTGGACGCAGCCTTGGATAGCACCCTCGGTCGCTGTCAGATGACGTTCGAGCAGGGCGTCCGCTGGCCTGAACTGCTGCTGATGCACAGCAGCGGACAAGGGCTCAACGTTTATGGCGGCACGCGTGCCAAGGCACGGGGGCTGACTGCAGCCAGCTTGGAGGCGCTGTGCATAGAGGACGGCCTCTCGCCCGCTGCATGGCTGCTGCCTGCATTCCAGATAGCCGGCAGCACGGGGTACTTTGCCGATCAACGGCCCTTGATGCTGACTGACTTGGCGGACTATCCGGAGGCCCTGCTGCGCCATGCTGCGGCGATCGCCCCCCTGCTTCTATCAGCCAACGTAAACGGAAGAGTGCATGGGCTCAAGATGCTCGAGCCGGCGCCTGTTGCCATGCTGGACCTGTGCTCGGCCCAGATCGCCGAGCTCGCCGCCAGCACCAGCAAGCAGGTCCGTGCGGCGGCTGAGCCGCTGCTGGCTCGCACCGGCGTACCGCTCATCGAGGCGCTCAAGCAGCTGGCGGTGACCAGCAAGCCCGAAACACGCCTGCAGGCGCTTCGAGTGCTCTCGACCCTGGCAGCGAAGCGCGAGGATGCCGCCTTGCTGTCATTCACGCGCGATACCGCTGCGGCCGACAAGGCGCCGGCCGTACAGGCCCTGATCACGGAATGGGCGCAGAACGATGCGACGCCCACTGAGGTCAGCTACGACTACACCGTGCCCGTCATCGACTGGCGCGCTGAAGTCAATGTCATTGCGCCGGAGGTCCAGAATGGGTTGTGGGCCGAAGCCAATGCCGCCATCGAAAAGGCCAATGCGCAGGCGCGCGAACATCACGCCCGCGGCAAGGCACAGGGCTACAACTGGCCCCTGCACGTCGACGAACCGTTCAAGGCCTCGGATGCTGAAGTACTGGAACGGCATCTCGCCCAGGATGGCCCGGTAACTGAAATGGCCACTGTTCCAGCGTTCGACCACAAGGTGCAGCGCTTCATCGGGCCGCTGCTGATCAAGCTGGCAGAGGCTGGCCACTTCACACCCGTGTCGCTGATCAAGACGCTGCGGGTGCTCCGCCTGATCGAACCTCAGGAGGGGGGCCACTCGCATCTCCTGATCGCCTGCGTGAACGGCCTGCACCGCGCAAGCGGGCGCCCCACGCTGCTGGAGCTGTCTCAGGTGCTCGAGGCTCACGGCTTCGGTGCTGAGCGCCTGCTGCGCACCTATTGCTCGCGCTGGGGTCAATCGCTGGCCGACAACTGGCCGGACACCGACGTCTGGCCCTTCATGGCCCATCACCAGGAACTGGTCATTCGGTTGCTCAGCGAAAACACGTCCAACGACTGGTACTTCTCGCGAGCCGCACTTTTCAAGGCCATCTCCTCGCTGCCGGTCCCACCTTCAACGCTGGTCAACACCTTGTTCGATCTCGCGTTGGGGTCGGCGAAGCTTGATCGCGCGCTTGCGCAGGAGGCACTCAATAGCCAGCCTGACAAGGAGACACGGATTGCGACCGCGCTGCAAAGCAGCAAGTCGGAAGTTCGTTTGCTGGCCGCGCAATGGCTCGGCCGGCTGCGTCACGAACCAGCGGTTGCAGCGCTCGAGAACGCCGTGCGCAAAGAGAAAAACGACCTCGCCAAGGGCGCCATGCTTGATGCGCTGCAACTGCTGGGGCGCCCGGTCGAGGCCTACCTGGACCGGGAGACACTGGCCAAGGACGCAGCCAAGTTCGTGGCCAAGGGTCTGCCCAAGGATCTGGATTGGTTTCCCTGGGCGGCACTGCCCGCTGTCCATTGGTCAGACACGCAAGCGGCCGTGGCGCCAGAGCTATTGCAGTGGCTGCTGGCCCAAGCCTGCAAGCAGAAGAGCCCTGAACCCAATGCGGTGATGCGCAAACTGTGCGGCCTGATGGTGCCACGCGACCGAGAAGCGCTGGGGCAATTCGTGCTCGAGACCTGGCTGGCTGAAGATGTGCGGCCGGGTACGCAGGAGGAGGCGCTCCAGCGTGCAAGAGGCCTGGCGCAGCAACACTGGAACAGCATCCAGGCGTACCCGCAGTACTACCAGGGCGACCCCATGGCACAGATGAGCGTCGACGAGATTGCCGCGCAATTCCTACCAGGCTTCCTGCGCCAGCCACTGGCATCGGCGATCGGCAGCAAGGGCCTGCTCGCGGTAGCGGCGGCCTGCTGCGCCGAGCGCGCCGCGCCGCCGGTGCAGCGCTACCTGAAGGAGTGGTACGGCACCCGCGCAGCCCAGGGCAAGGCGCTGATTGCGATGCTTGCATGGATCGAACACCCCAGCGCGACGCAATTGATGCTGTCAGTCGGCAGCCGATTCCGTACCAAGAGCTTCCAGGAAGAAGCGACCAAGCAGGCCGAGGCCCTGGCCGAGCGCAAGGGGTGGACCCTCGCCGAGCTCGCCGACCGGACCATTCCCTCCGCCGGCTTCGACGAGACCGGCACGCTGACGTTGAGCTACGGCCCGCGCGAGTTCTCGGTCAAGTTGCTGCCGGACTTCAGGGTCGAGCTCTTCAACCCCGACGGCAAGAAGATCACAGCTCTGCCCGAGCCCCGCCAGGAGGATGACGCCGCTCTGGCCAAGGATGCGAAAAAGACGCTGAGTGCCGCGAAGAAGGAGCTCAAGAGCATCGTTGACCTACAGACCGACCGCCTCTACGAAGCCCTGTGCACCGCCCGCGACTGGCCGGCAGCCGACTGGCGCGACTACCTGCTGCAGCATCCCGTGCTACGCCACATCGTGCAGCGCCTGGTCTGGATCGAGACGCTGGAAGACGGCTGCACCCAAGTCTTCCGCCCGCTGGACGACGGCAGCCTGACCGACGTCAACGACGACCCGGTCGAGCTGCGCGACGACGCGCGCGTGCGGCTCGCGCACGACTCCCTACTGGCGACCGACACGGTCGCCGCCTGGCAGCAGCACTTGGCTGACTACGCGGTCAAGCCATTGTTCCAACAGTTCGGCAAGGGCGGCTATGCGCTGCCGGCCGACCAGTCCGGCGCTCAGCAGGTGCTCGACTTCCGTGGTCACCTGATCGAGGCATTTGCGCTGCGTGGCCGCGCGACCAAGCTCGGCTACTCGCGCGGCAGCACCGAGGACGGTGGCTGGTTCTTCACCTACGAGAAGCGCTTCCCGACCCTCGGTCTGCAGGCCGTCATTGAGTTCAGCGGCAACGGCCTGCCGGAGGAGAACCGCACGGTGGCCCTGCATCATCTGTCCTTCGCAGCCACGGGCAGTGACCGCTGGTCGCGCGCCGCCCAAGGGCTGGGCAAGGTGCCCCAGGTGCTGCTGTCCGAGTGCTACGACGACCTGCGCCAGATCGCTGCCGAAGGCTCGGGCTTCGACCCCGAGTGGGAGAAGAAGAGTGCCTACTGA